The Meriones unguiculatus strain TT.TT164.6M chromosome 14, Bangor_MerUng_6.1, whole genome shotgun sequence sequence CAtaagagctgaagagatggctcactgggcaagagtacttgctgctcttgcaaagaccttgggttcagctcccagcacccactgcaGGCAGTCACAATCACGCACAGCTCCAGCACCAGGGAGCTCTGAACTCCCTTCCTGGCCCCTACCCTGCCCATCACAGGCACCCATCCTCATATGCACGTAGCCAAAGatttaaaagtaaatcttaaaaataaacacaacacaATTTTGTCAGGAATTCCAGACAGCAATGAAGTAGTAACATTTCTGAATCTCAAGAGCTCCAAGTTACAATCTTAAATGTCTTATGATTTGTGTGGTTTTCTCAATGTAGAACAAGTATTGCAGCTCTCAGCCATATTGCTTGCATGTCCTACTATGGATGGCAGTAGACTTATTAGCACATTGAAAGCTTTCCCAGCACTAAAGCACTCTATGGGGGCTCATTGGTTTTCCGGAAAGCCTTTCTCCTACCTAGGGCCACATGCTAGATGTGTCACTTGTGTCTTTAACCACTTTGGCATTTTGTAGCAGACCCAGTCATACCCCTTCAGGGGTACAGGTGGGGATCCTTTCCCCTTCTGTCCCACTCTGGCTGCCAGCACACGACCAGGCAGCTTCCACGTGACCAAGCCAGTTAACTACTAGTGAGAGAACCTCAATTCCTTCACTGCCAAGTTTTgatgctgttttttttaattgttgtactAATTTTAGAGAAATATCTTTCAAAAGCATATAAAcctcaaaaaattaaactttattttttttaaatttgtttctacatatacatatatataatataaatttatttatttatttatttatttatttattatgtatacaatatctgcatatatgccttcatatcagaagagggcaccagatctcattatagatggttgtgagccaccatgtggttgctgggaattgaactcaggacccctgggagagcagccagtgctcttaacctctgagccatctctccagcccccaaaatttaatttttttaaaaaaaatgttaacctTAAAGTTAACAAATCCTTTCTGGTCATTTGAAAACTTTTGTGGATGTATGcatataatttttgtttaaacATCACAATCATTTCTGCTATGCCATTAGATACTCTTGACTTCACACTAGCCTATGACAGTCAGACTGTAATGTGTTTAACCAATTTCTACTGTGAGACTTTCAAATTATTAAGCATAAATTTTGCCCATATTTTAGACTGTTTCCTTAGGAAAGATTCCCAGAAGTGGACTTAGAGGATCAGGGGACACAAACATTTCTAAAGCTCCCCACATATACTGCCAAATTGCCTTTCAGAGAGCTGTTGCCAATTTACACTTCCAACATTGCCAGCATGTTTTTTCTACCAATATGGATCTGTGTAAAGGATAATAAAACTTAAGTGGAACATACAGTCCTCGGGATATTCATGAAGCTGGAGAGGCATAGTGACTTCTGGCACAGAGGCCTATGCCAAGGGTCACCCCCATTTCCAGGTAAGCAGTTAACAGTGAGTTAGTGTAAGCACACGTGACAACAGATTTCAACAGTGACACAATCAGACTTCACACGGCCAGACCCGAGGCTCGGATCGTTAGTGTCCATTGCTGTATTCCATCCTGCAGGGCTGGACTTGGCATGCGGCGTCCTCAGTACACATCTGCTGAGTGAATTAACACAGAATCTTCTGTCAGACAGCTGCTGTTGGGTTTGGTCACCTCTGGTTCCTGGGAAACACTGTCTGTCTGATCAAACGATCTTGTAGAGGGTCTGTTCAATCCCGAAATTCTACCACAGCGACGGAAAAGCAGTTCCAATGAAGACAACACAGTAAAGACCTAGTCAGGGTAAACACACAGACGTACCTAAAACCACACACCCCAGCACTGGTCACAGCATTTATACATAGTTGTTTTTAGTAAggatgcaaacaaacaaaaaacccacatagTTTGGTGAAGTCCATCCCTTCTACAGCATGTACTTTAATAGGTGTTGACACAAACAGATTCAAATCCTGCCCACGGTCAAGGCATTTTTGGATGAACCAAAGTTCTCTCTTACTGATCGCTGCAGCATGGCATCATTTTCAGCACTACCAAATAGGTTTGAGATAAATCACAGGACTAATGCAGACAATGGTTTGTTTAACACCATTTTTAgtgaaaaacagaataaaattcaTTTTGTGAATCAGAATGTGGCCAAGCCTGGGTTCACTCTCTTGTCTCATATTCTTTCCAATATGCTACATTTTCTAGAGAGTAAGTTGTGAGATGATGCCAGAGTGACTTGGCATGAACAATATTGTTAATGGAAAACAATCAATCACGAGTCAGCTTTATATCGAGTCAGCTttatatacattgtatacatttattcatttatttacatttttatatacttCACATACACAAGCCAAGGACAGGACCACAGGCTAATGTGCTTATCACTCTTTTCCTCTGGTcccgatttaaaaaaaattctttttttgcaCTTAAAAATGATTGGAGGAGgaaatcaaaatattttatgaaattccaATTCCAAAATCCATTTATAGAGTTTAACTGGAATGCAGCCACACTCATCTGTTTCCATATGAGCTACGTCTGCTTTTGCACTAAGAAACTAAATGGCTCACAAAATATAGGGTGTTTCCTATCCCACTCTGCTGACAACTGCACTGGGTCCAAGTGGATCCTCAGAGGGCCCCCCTtagatttgtttgtaggtattaaTATGGGATGAAGTATGATACACGCTGCACAGTAATTACTAGGACTGGACAAGGCTGAGACCAGTGCATGGCTGCCTGGGATAAGTTGCAAGAGCTTGGCCATTAGCCAAGAATTTGTAGTCAGAGCTGAAGAACTCTCTGCTCCAACTAGACCACATCAGGAGCAGGAAGAAACGCccaaaaatcagaaaggagagttATGTGAGTGGAAAAGCATTCCAAAAATTCAAGGATCTTCACACCCAAAGGCCCAAAGCAGACACACTTGGAGGTGTGGCTGggaatcagaaaacaaacaacagggataGCAATCAATAGCAAAAGCTAGAAGAGAATCTATAGCGAGCTAGAAGAGAATCTATAGCGAGCTAGAAGAGAATATATTGAGTGTCTGGAGGGTCAAGGAGAAAACACTGAGGGATGAGGCTATGGCTGGACCTGAGTCTATAGGACAAGACAACTGTGAAAAAAGGTGCAGGCCAGGCCAGAGCTTGGGTCATTGATGACATGGACCGAGGTAGGCACTTAGCGAGCACTGTTACTAGAAACTCTCCTGGCACCTAGGACCCATACTAAAGCACTCTGCTCTGGGCAAGACTTCAGGTAATACATGAACTCCCTTTtgtagggaagccacttggaacAATCTGAATTCACACTCCGAATTACCTGCTTTCTGCATATCCTGTGTCTAAACCCTGCAACCATTTCACTTCTGCCACCTTGTATTTCAACATGGGTCTTAGTCCAGCACCGTTGCCAGTTTCACTCCAGCACTCTACACAGAAATAGATTCTCTCAGGACCTGTGCTAGAATAAGTGAGAGGCATGAGCggtggcacacatttttaatcccagcatttgggagactaagacaagtggatctctgagtcctaggccagcctggactacatggaaagaccctatctcaaaaaaacaaaataaagtgaaagaagatggagataagACCTGAAAGAGGTGGTTGTGGGACCCTGGTCTGTGCTCAAGAACACACAATTCTGCAATTTTGCACCAAAGATTAGCAAATTTATCAATAATAGTACAATAGCAGGAACCTCATTCTAAAAATGTGCTgtgcttggtggcaagcacttctGGAGGAACCAGGACTTCATCTCATAGGGAGACAATGTTTTAGAAGTGGGCTGTCTTGGAACTACTCAGCAGGTGGatatctgtaggctgttgtttacaggggttttaaatttatttatatattttttcaatttatttagttttatttcataTGCATTGGTATTTGCCTGTATGAGGATGTTgagtcctctggaactggagttacagacagttgtaagcttccatgtgggtgctgagaattgaacctgaacctgggtcttctagaaaagcagccagtgctcttaacccctaagccatctctccagctcccttttaAGAGTTTTGCTAGGTAATATCTTTGTAAGACAAGATCTAGCTTTTAAAGAACTTCAAAACTGATGGGTattaaactcaaagatctgcctgcctctgccttccaagtgctgggataaaaggtgtgtgctcTAGCGCCTGGCCTTGAAACTTTTTGAAAGCCAGAGAGATGGTAAAGACAGTTAAACTGACTGATAATCTTGCTCAACACTGGTCAGCAATGCCTCGTTACTTAGTAGAACTCAGTAAGTGTCAGAACCTTTGGGTAGGCACACACTGGCCACTGCTATGAGATGCTATTGCCTCCCTTCCTTTTGATGCTCCCTTTTAGGCATTCTGAGATGCTTCTGGTCTGTACCGAGTATTTGCAACCCTCTTGATACAAGTTTCATCCCATGAACTCTGGCAGGGAGGTAGGAAGAGGTTGTTTCAATTTGTAGAGCTTGCTTTTGGGAACCCAGTGGAAAACTAGCTACTCAAACAAGTGAGTTACTATAAACCTATCTGCAGACATTGGGGTAGTAATTTATAAACTCCTCTAAGATTaaggacagaaaagaggaagCAAAATAATTCAAATATCTGAAACACCATTACCCTTGTCCCCAGACTTTGCTATTTTAGCTGAAACTGTCATTCATCTGTATAAATGTCATTTAAACTATTTATACAGGTTCCAAGCCTCATGTTTTACCAACTTCTGGGAACCTCCTTTAATCCTCACAGCCCTTTGTCTCACCCTTCTTCATGGATATAGTTAAAAGCCCCCCACCTCCTCCACAAACCCCACCCACCCTCAGAGATCTCACTTCAAAGCATCAACCTGTTGATGCTCAAAACACACCTGACACTATTGGGGCCTCAGTTACTAAATAAATGCAGTGTGTGAATCAGCACTGTACCTGACTCCCTTATTGTAGGGCTTGAAGAATCACCTGATCTCTTCATGTGACATCATGGTCTTGGCCCTGGTCTCATGGCTTAAATCTTCTAGGGCCAAATCCTTCTCTTGTGCCAGAAGGGAATGCCCCAAGGAATAGTGCTCCAAAGCACAGGAGAATGAAATGTACTTAGCTCTCCTGTCGGGGGAACTCTATATCAGTGGCCAACCCTGAGTCATTCGGCTAGATCACACCACTCAATAAATCATCCCGCCACTGCCTTCTGCACCATGCCTCTCAGGCCCTGACTGTGAAGCAGGCTGAAGCTGTAGGGCTTCTTTTGCTGTCCTCTCAGAAAAGTGTGGCTCCCTGGGCACAGAAATAGACTCCTATCCCCGCTTCTCACTGGCATGATTCCCTAGCCGGCATGATGTGCAGGGCAACACAAACTCAGGTGCAGACGCCGAAGAGGGCCAACTTGTTaagccaaagaaatcaagaacTTAGAACCAAAAGTCAACAGCCACAAGCCTTCCAAAATAGTGGAGAACAGCAAAGAAGAGGACCTCCTAGTTCAGTACTGTAGGAGGACCCTGCCAAGTGTGGAGGAACATAAGACAGGAAACAGATGACAAGCAGATGAAGACAGCTTCCTGGCAACGTTCTGGCTACCTTAGGCTCATTTCACCGGGATGTGAACCAATCCTGAGGAAAGGGTGGGAATGCTTGCTGAGGATGGCCCCTGCAGAAGCTGGCTGGCAGGGGCctgagtgtgtgggggggagtggcTTCTGGGATTTGACACAGGCAGAAAAATTTCCCCACCAGCCCTCTGCTGCAGATGACTCCACATATCAGAGCTTGTTATCTTTTCTTCACATATAAGCTGGCTTTCTTAATCTCCTTTGAATGGTCAGGTGGGAATTCAAATTGCTCAAGTTTATGCTCATCCTTCAAAATACTCGCTATAACTTTGGCATTTTTCTCATGTTCAAGTTTTCTTTCAGAGTGAGTCTAACGGTGTCTTTATCTAAATTTAATTCTTCAGCCATCATTCTCAACGCTAACTGCTTGTTGGAGCAAACCACCTCCTTGACTTTCTGGGTATTTTCATCCGTCCCGTGGGTGACTGGGCGAccacttcctgcatcctctcGGACATCTTCCCGCCCTTCTTTAAACCTTTTGTGCCAGTCAAAAACTCGAGCCCTCGACAGCACTCCAACCCCATAGGCTTCTTTCAAAAGATGGTAGGTCTCACTTGCAGACTTGTTCAATTTCACGCAAAACTTGATAATAATCCTTTGTTCTAAATAGCGGTCACTCATTTTGGCACTAAGCCATACAGGAACGGTATGAGGCCAGGACTGTGGGAAACCTGAGGTACTCCTCTCTAGGGTGCTCCTGGACTAATCATTTCCTATTCCTGCGCCTCTGGAAGCCAACAGGGAAGTTACtgcctttctgatttttttgccCTTGGCGTCTAGTCGAGGCGTGAGGCTGTCAATCTCGCACTAGGGGGGTCATAGAGTAACCAAGAGGCAAAGCTAGGAAAAATTAAATCCTCTACAACCCAATGTTTGCGTCCAATCCGTGCGTGTAGTCTGCAAAGCAGTCACCAAGGTCGTCCCGAATCTGTGGCTCTCGAGAGTCTGTGGACGTATGAACAATGGCAACTTAAACGGGCAGGGAAGACGCAGCCTTGATGGAACGTTCGAGCTCGGCCCAGACCGGCAGACACCCGCACACAGCAAACCCACCGAAGTAACCTGGGGTTCTGCTCGGGAGTCCCGGGAGGCTACGCCGCATGCGCAGTTTCTTCCCAGCGCGGGTTGGGTGGTGCGCATGCGCACGAAAACAGCCGCGTCGGACTCGGCGCCACACCCGGCCAGACGCGCTCGAGTGCGCATGCCCGCCCGCAGGAGAGGTCGCTGGCGCGGAGGGCGGGGGAGGAGGGCTGAGGGAAGAGAGGGCACCCTCGAGCGCCGGGGTGCATTGTGGGAAGGAGGCGGCAGCGTCCCGGGCGGGCTGGAGGtgcagcagcggcggcggcggcggtaaATCCTCCCGGCCGCACACAGCAGTGTGGAGCCGCGGCCCCAGCCCAGCCTCGGCCCGCGCGCCCCTCCTGCCCCTCGCGGCTCCGCGCGCCGGCCCCTCCTCCGCGCGCGGCCTCGCGGAGCCGGCCGGCCGGCCCGGCTCCCCTCCCCGGCCCCGCGGGGCGGCCGAGCTGCCCTGACGaggcggggaggggagggctggacCGGCCGGCGGCCGAGCGACCATGCCGAACTTCTGCGCGGCCCCCAACTGCACTCGGAAGAGCACGCAGTCCGACCTGGCCTTCTTCAGGTTCCCGCGGGACCCGGCCAGGTGAGCGGGTCACGGAAGCGGCGGGGACCGCGGCGCACGTGCGCTCGCGGCCACCCGGCCCGGAGGGTGCCGCCCGGGGACGCGACGGTCGCCCGGCTCGGTTCCGTAGCTGTCAGAGAAGGGTTAGGACTTCCAGGCTGTGGTCGCGGGGGCCCTGCCTTCCTCCGCGTCACCCGTCTCTTCTGGGACAGCGTTTCTGTGGGGAGTCGGGCCGCTTTCTTTGATCTTAAATCAGGTCACAACTGCCGCCTCCTTAGGGACTTGTCATCACGATGTTCAAATGCAGACCGTTACGCATTGTCTCCCTCCGTTGTTGTGGGGACCCGCGGAGAGTGCGTGTGAGGGCGTGGGAACAGGTATTGAGACTTAACTCTTTGGGAGGTCGCCCTCCCGCTGGGTAGGACTTTTAGAGACTTAGTGTGATGGGGACTCCGTGTGATTGGCTGCAGGTGTTTCACACACAGGGCTGGCTCTTGGTTCATTCATTTGAAAATCAGTGCTTAACCGTGTTTGAAGCACTCCTGTCAGGTGCTGGAGACCCGACTGGATTCAGTGACGTCCGCAGAAAGCGCGTAGTCCATGGAGGGAGCAAATCTGTCAACAGGCATTGGAATGCAGCATGGCATTTATTAGTCGAGCAGATATTTATTGAAAGCCTACAATTGGTAGAAGTTGTCCTGAGCACTAGGGTGGATGACCCGAACCAGTGAAAGTCGCGGCTCTTGGAGGTTACATTCAAGCCTTGGGAAATTGGCTAGTAAAATATTCATGATAGTGCGTCCAATAATGAAAAGTATCCTGAA is a genomic window containing:
- the Gvqw3 gene encoding LOW QUALITY PROTEIN: protein GVQW3 (The sequence of the model RefSeq protein was modified relative to this genomic sequence to represent the inferred CDS: inserted 1 base in 1 codon) translates to MSDRYLEQRIIIKFCVKLNKSASETYHLLKEAYGVGVLSRARVFDWHKRFKEGREDVREDAGSGRPVTHGTDENTQKVKEVVCSNKQLALRMMAEELNLDKDTVRLTLKENLNMRKXAKVIASILKDEHKLEQFEFPPDHSKEIKKASLYVKKR